TGTTCATAAAATGCTTCCAATTTGGTCGCATTATGCCAATGAAAACTGGTGTATGATTGGATATCATTCGGTTTCGGTTGTGGCAGATGCCATTGTAAAAGGGAATATTAATTTTGATGCAGAAAAAGCGCTTCAAGCTTGTGTAAATACTGCAAAAGTGCCTTATTATGATGGTTTGGAATTTTACATGAATAAAGGATATGTTCCAGAAGATAAAAATGGTGCTTCGGTTTCTAAAACTTTAGAATATGCTTATGACGATTGGGCAATTGCACAGGCAGCTAAGAAATTAGGAAAAACAGATGTTTATAATGAATTCATTAATAGATCTAAAAACTATAAAAATGTCTATGATGAGAAAACGGGTTTTATGCGTCCGAAATTGAATGACGGAACATTCAAAAAAGAGTTTGATCCGCTAGATACGCATGGACAAGGTTTTATTGAAGGAAATTCTTGGAATTACAGTTTATACGTGCCACAAGACCCAGCCGATATGATTAAATTGATGGGAGGAAATGAGAAATTTAAAGTTCGTTTAGATTCTCTCTTCAATATGCATCTTCCAGACAAGTATTTTGAAAACACTGAAGATATTACAAGAGATGGAATAATTGGGAATTACGTTCACGGAAATGAGCCTTCTCATCATGTAGTTTATTTGTACAATTGGACCGATTCTCCATGGAAAGCCCAAGATAAAATTAGGATGATCTTGAAAAAAATGTACAGAAACGGGGCTGATGGTTTAGGTGGAAATGACGATTTCGGGCAAATGAGCGCTTGGTATATTTTTAGCAGTTTAGGGTTTTATCCTGTTGCACCCGGTTCTGATGAATATGCGCTAGGAAGTCCGTTGATGAAAAATGCTATTTTAAATTTAGAAAACGGAAAAACATTTGAAGTCGCAACAATTAACCAATCCGATAAAAATGTGTTTGTTTCAAAAGTGCTTTTAAACGGAAAAGAACTTTCTAGACCTTTCTTAAAACATGAAGATGTTATGAATGGCGGAAAAATTACTTTTTATATGGCGACTAAACCGAATAAGAAGAATTATAAAAATTAACGTTATGTCACCCTGAGCGAAGTCGAAGGGCTATTGTTCTGAAAAGGGCTTCGACTTCGCTTAGCCTGACAAAGAATTCGCGAAAATTTATCCAATTCATGGCAAAACAATAAAAAACTTCACGAAATTTGCACTTCAAATAAAGAAAACGAGATATGAAAATAAATCTAAAATCAGGAATTGATAAACTGCTTTTCGGAATGAAGCAGAATGATGTAACAGCAGTTTTAGGAAAACCTGATAAAAACTATAAAGACGAAGACGATAACGTAATTTTTGTTTACAATGCCCATAAAATGAGATTAACTTTTTATGAGGAAGAAGATCTTAAATTGGGATATATTGTAGCATCAAGCAGTAGTCTAGAAGTTTTCGGATTCCAATTAATCGGAAGAAAAATTGCTGATGTAAAGAAAGATTTCGCAACAAAAGGAATCACAAAATACACTCAAGAAACTTTTGATACTTTCGAAAATTACTTCAACGAAGACAATTGATTTATCCTTCAAACAGAATTTGATGAAGTGGTTAAGTTTGAAATTGGAGCCATCATCAACGGCAAAGATGAGTTTGATTGGAAATTTCCTGTAAAGAAATAGCATATAGAAAACTTTGTCAAAGTTCCTAAAAGGCATAAAAAAAACCGACAAGCGATTGTCGGTTTTTTTATGTCCTTAAAAAGAATTTATCCTTTTAACCATGCATTTTTAAGTTTCTCTTTTGAAGCATCAGTTGCTTTAAAAGTTTCAGATTCTTCAAATGGTAATTTTACAGTTCCTTTAATGGTTTCTTCTTTAGTTCCACGTTTTACTTTAAGTGTAATAGGATCATTTTCTTTCCAGTTTTCACTTTCTGTAATTAAATCGTAAATATTATCTAGATTGTATGATTTATTGTTTACAGCTAAAATTTTATCACCACCTTTTAAGTTTAAGTTTTTAAAGAATTCGATTGATTCTGATTCAGGACGAACCGCGATTTCTTTTGTTGCTTTATCAATAGTAATGTAAGGAGTTTGTCCTTTAATGAACGGATTTCCAGATTTTTTCTCGCTTGCTTTTGTAACACCAACTTTTGCTAGATAAAAATCGTAAGGAATTGGAGTAGTTCCAGCAACATATTTATTTAAAAAGTCACCCACTTCAGGATAAGTTAAAGAAGTGATTTTTGCGAATAATTCATCGTCATTAAAAGGTTTTTCAACGCCATATTCATCAGATAATTTATGCATTAAATCAAGAATTCCTCTTTCGCCATTACTTTTCTCTCTAATGATAATGTCAATACACATACCAATTAGAGCACCTTTTTGGTATACATTTAAATATTGATCTTTATAAGGCTGATCTAATACATTTTTACTCATTACTGTAAACGACATCGTATCATCTAACTGTTTAGATTGTGCAATCTTGTCTGCAATACGAGTGTAGAATTCGGCTTCGTCAATTAAACCTTGGTTAATTTGGAATAGATTAGCAAAATATTCTGTTACACCTTCATACATCCATAAATGTTCAGACATCTTTGGTGCATTGTAATCAAAATACTGAATTTCTTTTGAGTGAATAGTTAATGGAGTTACAATATGAAAGAATTCGTGAGAAACCACATCTTTTAGTGTTTCTACCAATTTTTCTTTTGGCATTGATTCTGGTAAAACTACAGTTGTAGCAGTAGGGTGTTCTAAAGCTCCAAAACCATGAGCATCGTCTTTAGCCATGCTTGAAAGATAGACCAAAACAGTGTATTTTTTAGTAGAATTTACTTTTCCTAAAAAGTTTTTCTGCGCTGTCATCATCGTTTTCATCTCTGGAGTAATGCTCTCTGCAGTATATTTTCCAGTAGGAGAGTACACAGCAATTAAGATGTCCATTCCGTTTACATTAAAAGTAGTGTAATCCGGTTTAGAATACATAATTGGGTTTTCTACCAAAATAGCATAACGAGAAGTAGTAAACACATCAGAAGTATTGCTTGCATCTTGATCTGTCATAGAAGTAGCTCCCCAAAGTGTTTCAGGATGCGTAATAGTAACTTTGTACGGAACGTCTAACTTATCTTGAAAATACCCTACAAAACCATGAGTATTAACCATGAAATTTTTTCCTGCATCGATGTTTGTTCCTGCTGGAGAAAAAACATCGTCATTTCCAAATCCAGTTCCTTTTTCTGTATCGAAAGTATCATTTACCAGATAAGTAATTCTCTTTAATGTCTTTGCGTTTGAGATAGACCAAGAATTATCACCTAATCTTTTTACAGTAAGAGCGTTTCCTTTAGCATCAAAAGCTTTAAAATCTTCTGAATATTTTCCGTAATTATCTGTAGAATAAGTACCTGGAACGGTTTTCGGAATACTATAAGTAATTTCATCAGTCTTAATGGCTGGTGGCGTAACGGTTACCAAGACCTTATCGTCTTTAACATCACTTAGATTGATATTAACTTCAACTATATTGCTTTTTGCGGCACCAGTGCTACCTGTTTTACAGCTCCAAAAAGTTACCGCTAGAGCTAAGGTGTAAAGTATTTTTTTCATTTTTATATGTTTAGTTATATTGTTTGACACAAAAAGTACCGAAAAGTTACTAAAAAATCACATTATATTTAAAGATAAAAAAAAACTCCTGAAAAACAGGAGCTTTATTTTAGTCTAATTTATTCTTGATATAATATTTTCCGTCCAAATCTTCATCAAAATCATCTATTTTAACGGGTTTTGGTTTTGGTTTATTTGCAATTGCCTTCTTTTTCCACATCTCAAATTTTTCAAGAGGCATTTTCTTTTTCATGATGTCCAGGACTTCTTTTTCTGCCAATCCAAATTCTTTCTTTATAATTTCAAATGGATTTCTTTCTTCTAAAGCTAACGAAACAAGTCTTTCGGTTTGTTCCGGAGTTAATTCTTTGCGGCTACTCTTTTTCATCTCGTGAAAATTAATTCAAAATAGGGTGTTAATTATTAATAGATTGATTTTCAATTTCTGTATCAATATTAAAAAAAAAAATAATAAGTTGGTTCAGTAAAGTTCAATTTTTTTAATGATTTTAACTGTTTTTGAAGGATCTTGATTTTTGAAATGGAATTTTTAGCAGATTCTTCAATTCATTGTTTTCTTCAGACTTCATATGAGTATCTACTCCATATACAAGTTGATCTTTGGGTAAGTAGTTAAAGGTCTTAAAAAGCCTGTCCCAAATAGAAAAAATATTCCCATAATTGCTATCTGTATAAGGCAGCACATAATGATGATGCACTTTATGCATATTCGGAGAAACAATAAAATAACTTAAGAATAAATCCAATTTTTCTGGAAGCGAAATATTGGCGTGGTTAAATTGTGAAGCAACAACCGATAATGATTGATAAAGAAAAACCATCCACATTGGTGTCCCGATAATTAAAACGCCTAAAGTGGTAAAAATAAAACGTACTACACTTTCTCCAGGATGATGTCTATTGGCAGTTGTGGTATCGATCCAAGTGTCGGTATGGTGCACCAAATGAAACTGCCAAAGAATTTTTACTTTGTGTTCTACCAAATGGGCTAGATAAGCGCCAATTAAATCCAAAAGCAGTAAACCAATTATAGTATATAGCCAGATTGGCATTTTTGGAAGCCATTGCAGAATTCCAAAATTATTTTCGATTGTCCAAGCAGCAGTTCGTATTAAAATAAACGCAAGAATAAAATTGACAACAATTGTAGTGAAGGTAAAAAAGAAATTTATACCTGCGTGAGGCCATTTTTTATATTGCATTTTAAACAAAGGAAAACTGTTCTCAATAAGCCAGAAAATAGTAATACCACCAACCAAAATCAAACTTCTATGCGAAGAGGGAATTGTAGAAAAATAATTAATAATGTCATTCATGATACATAAATATTTGAATTAATTAAAGATTTCTTTTGGTTTTACT
The Flavobacterium humidisoli DNA segment above includes these coding regions:
- a CDS encoding sterol desaturase family protein: MNDIINYFSTIPSSHRSLILVGGITIFWLIENSFPLFKMQYKKWPHAGINFFFTFTTIVVNFILAFILIRTAAWTIENNFGILQWLPKMPIWLYTIIGLLLLDLIGAYLAHLVEHKVKILWQFHLVHHTDTWIDTTTANRHHPGESVVRFIFTTLGVLIIGTPMWMVFLYQSLSVVASQFNHANISLPEKLDLFLSYFIVSPNMHKVHHHYVLPYTDSNYGNIFSIWDRLFKTFNYLPKDQLVYGVDTHMKSEENNELKNLLKIPFQKSRSFKNS
- a CDS encoding peptidase M61 — encoded protein: MKKILYTLALAVTFWSCKTGSTGAAKSNIVEVNINLSDVKDDKVLVTVTPPAIKTDEITYSIPKTVPGTYSTDNYGKYSEDFKAFDAKGNALTVKRLGDNSWSISNAKTLKRITYLVNDTFDTEKGTGFGNDDVFSPAGTNIDAGKNFMVNTHGFVGYFQDKLDVPYKVTITHPETLWGATSMTDQDASNTSDVFTTSRYAILVENPIMYSKPDYTTFNVNGMDILIAVYSPTGKYTAESITPEMKTMMTAQKNFLGKVNSTKKYTVLVYLSSMAKDDAHGFGALEHPTATTVVLPESMPKEKLVETLKDVVSHEFFHIVTPLTIHSKEIQYFDYNAPKMSEHLWMYEGVTEYFANLFQINQGLIDEAEFYTRIADKIAQSKQLDDTMSFTVMSKNVLDQPYKDQYLNVYQKGALIGMCIDIIIREKSNGERGILDLMHKLSDEYGVEKPFNDDELFAKITSLTYPEVGDFLNKYVAGTTPIPYDFYLAKVGVTKASEKKSGNPFIKGQTPYITIDKATKEIAVRPESESIEFFKNLNLKGGDKILAVNNKSYNLDNIYDLITESENWKENDPITLKVKRGTKEETIKGTVKLPFEESETFKATDASKEKLKNAWLKG
- a CDS encoding DUF2805 domain-containing protein; protein product: MKKSSRKELTPEQTERLVSLALEERNPFEIIKKEFGLAEKEVLDIMKKKMPLEKFEMWKKKAIANKPKPKPVKIDDFDEDLDGKYYIKNKLD